One window from the genome of Hoplias malabaricus isolate fHopMal1 chromosome X2, fHopMal1.hap1, whole genome shotgun sequence encodes:
- the LOC136676683 gene encoding WD repeat-containing protein 54-like isoform X1: MQKARSRGRVISFICSEMAKMYHKEKSIQIKSSASALYNNLSVLRIAPRCLTYFTVVHANVVNMVSASWDGLNYSHRQLQSKEGNVATSSSLIMQAAWCVLPSRDLLVLTSQKGIQMYESDGSIMVYWHALDTPETPTAQAVFARGIAAVREKYICVGVSSGALLIFDVPSKGSNITLSEVLEEHTEAITDLASECSGSTECIADLVSADDSGLLCVWKSGGDFQLLNKIPGFDITCSSVKLWKGTVIAGYGNGQIRLYEGVTGILHAEVNAHARWIYSLDIAPFTGLLLSAAEDSLVRVWHLALTPETNGLEIEHLYNECVTDTQICGAKFCDGDGYAFAVTGYDLSEIIRYTQA; encoded by the exons AAGGAGTCGTGGAAGAgtaatttcatttatttgttcagAAATGGCAAAAATGTATCACAAAGAAAAGAGCATCCAGATCAAGAGCAGTGCATCTGCCCTCTACAACAACCTCAGTGTGCTGCGCATTGCCCCCCGGTGTCTCACCTACTTCACTGTGGTCCACGCTAATGTGGTCAACATGGTTAGTGCCTCCTGGGATGGACTGAACTACTCACATCGACAGCTGCAGTCCAAAGAAGGCAACGTGGCCACCAGCTCCTCTCTCATCATGCAG GcagcgtggtgtgttctaccaTCTAGAGACCTGCTTGTCCTAACATCTCAGAAAGGGATACAG atgtatgagtctgatggatccatcatggtgtattggcatgCACTGGACACTCCTGAGACTCCCACAG CTCAAGCTGTTTTTGCACGAGGGATTGCTGctgtgagagagaaatacatCTGTGTGG GGGTCTCGTCTGGTGCACTGTTGATATTTGATGTTCCCAGTAAAGGGAGTAACATCACACTTTCCGAAGTCCTGGAGGAACACACAGAGGCTATCACAGACCTGGCCTCTGAGTGCTCAGGCAGCACG gaGTGTATAGCTGACTTGGTGAGCGCTGATGACTCAGGCCTTCTCTGTGTGTGGAAGTCAGGAGGAGACTTCCAGCTTCTCAACAAGATCCCTGGATTCGA CATTACCTGCTCCTCTGTGAAGCTGTGGAAAGGCACTGTGATAGCCGGCTATGGCAATGGACAGATCCGCCTGTATGAGGGTGTCACTGGGATACTGCATGCTGAGGTCAATGCCCATGCTCGCTGGATCTACTCACTAGACATTGCTCCTTTCACTGGGCTG CTGCTGTCTGCTGCTGAGGACTCCTTGGTTCGAGTGTGGCATTTAGCTCTCACTCCAGAAACAAACGGTTTGGAG ATCGAGCACCTTTataatgagtgtgtgacagacaCTCAGATTTGTGGAGCTAAGTTCTGTGATGGTGACGGCTACGCTTTTGCTGTTACAGGCTACGACTTGAGTGAGATTATCCGCTACACACAGGCTTGA
- the LOC136676683 gene encoding WD repeat-containing protein 54-like isoform X2, with protein MPSPWLQKTRSEMAKMYHKEKSIQIKSSASALYNNLSVLRIAPRCLTYFTVVHANVVNMVSASWDGLNYSHRQLQSKEGNVATSSSLIMQAAWCVLPSRDLLVLTSQKGIQMYESDGSIMVYWHALDTPETPTAQAVFARGIAAVREKYICVGVSSGALLIFDVPSKGSNITLSEVLEEHTEAITDLASECSGSTECIADLVSADDSGLLCVWKSGGDFQLLNKIPGFDITCSSVKLWKGTVIAGYGNGQIRLYEGVTGILHAEVNAHARWIYSLDIAPFTGLLLSAAEDSLVRVWHLALTPETNGLEIEHLYNECVTDTQICGAKFCDGDGYAFAVTGYDLSEIIRYTQA; from the exons ATGCCGTCCCCATGGCTGCAGAAGACGCGCAGTG AAATGGCAAAAATGTATCACAAAGAAAAGAGCATCCAGATCAAGAGCAGTGCATCTGCCCTCTACAACAACCTCAGTGTGCTGCGCATTGCCCCCCGGTGTCTCACCTACTTCACTGTGGTCCACGCTAATGTGGTCAACATGGTTAGTGCCTCCTGGGATGGACTGAACTACTCACATCGACAGCTGCAGTCCAAAGAAGGCAACGTGGCCACCAGCTCCTCTCTCATCATGCAG GcagcgtggtgtgttctaccaTCTAGAGACCTGCTTGTCCTAACATCTCAGAAAGGGATACAG atgtatgagtctgatggatccatcatggtgtattggcatgCACTGGACACTCCTGAGACTCCCACAG CTCAAGCTGTTTTTGCACGAGGGATTGCTGctgtgagagagaaatacatCTGTGTGG GGGTCTCGTCTGGTGCACTGTTGATATTTGATGTTCCCAGTAAAGGGAGTAACATCACACTTTCCGAAGTCCTGGAGGAACACACAGAGGCTATCACAGACCTGGCCTCTGAGTGCTCAGGCAGCACG gaGTGTATAGCTGACTTGGTGAGCGCTGATGACTCAGGCCTTCTCTGTGTGTGGAAGTCAGGAGGAGACTTCCAGCTTCTCAACAAGATCCCTGGATTCGA CATTACCTGCTCCTCTGTGAAGCTGTGGAAAGGCACTGTGATAGCCGGCTATGGCAATGGACAGATCCGCCTGTATGAGGGTGTCACTGGGATACTGCATGCTGAGGTCAATGCCCATGCTCGCTGGATCTACTCACTAGACATTGCTCCTTTCACTGGGCTG CTGCTGTCTGCTGCTGAGGACTCCTTGGTTCGAGTGTGGCATTTAGCTCTCACTCCAGAAACAAACGGTTTGGAG ATCGAGCACCTTTataatgagtgtgtgacagacaCTCAGATTTGTGGAGCTAAGTTCTGTGATGGTGACGGCTACGCTTTTGCTGTTACAGGCTACGACTTGAGTGAGATTATCCGCTACACACAGGCTTGA
- the LOC136676683 gene encoding WD repeat-containing protein 54-like isoform X3 produces MAKMYHKEKSIQIKSSASALYNNLSVLRIAPRCLTYFTVVHANVVNMVSASWDGLNYSHRQLQSKEGNVATSSSLIMQAAWCVLPSRDLLVLTSQKGIQMYESDGSIMVYWHALDTPETPTAQAVFARGIAAVREKYICVGVSSGALLIFDVPSKGSNITLSEVLEEHTEAITDLASECSGSTECIADLVSADDSGLLCVWKSGGDFQLLNKIPGFDITCSSVKLWKGTVIAGYGNGQIRLYEGVTGILHAEVNAHARWIYSLDIAPFTGLLLSAAEDSLVRVWHLALTPETNGLEIEHLYNECVTDTQICGAKFCDGDGYAFAVTGYDLSEIIRYTQA; encoded by the exons ATGGCAAAAATGTATCACAAAGAAAAGAGCATCCAGATCAAGAGCAGTGCATCTGCCCTCTACAACAACCTCAGTGTGCTGCGCATTGCCCCCCGGTGTCTCACCTACTTCACTGTGGTCCACGCTAATGTGGTCAACATGGTTAGTGCCTCCTGGGATGGACTGAACTACTCACATCGACAGCTGCAGTCCAAAGAAGGCAACGTGGCCACCAGCTCCTCTCTCATCATGCAG GcagcgtggtgtgttctaccaTCTAGAGACCTGCTTGTCCTAACATCTCAGAAAGGGATACAG atgtatgagtctgatggatccatcatggtgtattggcatgCACTGGACACTCCTGAGACTCCCACAG CTCAAGCTGTTTTTGCACGAGGGATTGCTGctgtgagagagaaatacatCTGTGTGG GGGTCTCGTCTGGTGCACTGTTGATATTTGATGTTCCCAGTAAAGGGAGTAACATCACACTTTCCGAAGTCCTGGAGGAACACACAGAGGCTATCACAGACCTGGCCTCTGAGTGCTCAGGCAGCACG gaGTGTATAGCTGACTTGGTGAGCGCTGATGACTCAGGCCTTCTCTGTGTGTGGAAGTCAGGAGGAGACTTCCAGCTTCTCAACAAGATCCCTGGATTCGA CATTACCTGCTCCTCTGTGAAGCTGTGGAAAGGCACTGTGATAGCCGGCTATGGCAATGGACAGATCCGCCTGTATGAGGGTGTCACTGGGATACTGCATGCTGAGGTCAATGCCCATGCTCGCTGGATCTACTCACTAGACATTGCTCCTTTCACTGGGCTG CTGCTGTCTGCTGCTGAGGACTCCTTGGTTCGAGTGTGGCATTTAGCTCTCACTCCAGAAACAAACGGTTTGGAG ATCGAGCACCTTTataatgagtgtgtgacagacaCTCAGATTTGTGGAGCTAAGTTCTGTGATGGTGACGGCTACGCTTTTGCTGTTACAGGCTACGACTTGAGTGAGATTATCCGCTACACACAGGCTTGA